AGGACCGCGAGGCCGCGCCGGACGGGGGCGCGCCGTCGCCGGTCCGTCGGTAGCCCCCCGACGTCGAGGGAGCGAGCAACGGCCGACCGTCTGGGCGCCGACGGCACGCCGGCGGTCGGACCGACACCGTTTTCGGCGCCACTCTCGGAACGCGAGTATGGATAACGCCGGTTCGAGCGACATGACGCTCGCGTTCGAGTTGGACGCGCTCAAGTCGTTGGCGGACCCGAACGCGGTGTTCAACGACGCGCGTGGGTGGACCGAGTACGTCGGCGTCGTCTCCGAGAAGCCCACCTACGTCGTCACGAACTTCACCCGCAAGCACCGCGTCCGGCAGGACTTCTTCTCCGGACCACGCGGTGTGAACGAGTCGCTGGAGAACGTGAAACGCCAGTTCGACACCGACCGCCACGTGTTCGTCGGGACGACCGACGAGGACCGCGCGGTCGCCGAGGAGACCGGGTGGGAGTTCCTCCCGCTGGAGCAGGCCGCCGGGGCGGCGGGGTGGGAACTGACCGACCCAGACGACGACTCGGATCCGTTCGCCGAAGAGACGCGCGACGACTGGCCCTGACTGCGGCGACTGACCGCCGAACCCGACCGCGGTGTAGCGGTATGAAGCTTCACCTTTCGAAACCACTAATCAGCGTGGTCCCGTGTACGTATCTACTCAATGAGCCACCAGTTGCCGGACGTGCAGGCCAGTCGGCCGGACGTCTCCGTCGGACTGAGTCAGGTCGGCGTCACCGGCGTCGAGAAGCTCGTGAAGATCGACCGCGGTGACGACCGTCCGTGGGTGTTCATGGCGGAGTTCTCGGTGTTCGTCGACCTCCCCGGCGAGCGCAAGGGGATCGACATGAGTCGGAACATGGAAGTGATCGACGAGGTGCTGGAGGCGGCCACGCGCGAGGAGGCGTACCGGATCGAGGACGTCTGCGGCGACGCCGCCGATCGGTTGCTGGAGAAGCACGACTACACGACGACCGCGAAGATCGAGATGACCGCGGAGTTGGCGACGCGCGAGGACACCCCCGCGTCTGGCCGCGAGACGCAGTCTACGTTCACGGTCATCGCGAGCGCCGTCGCCGACGAGGAGGGGACGCGCGAGGAGATCGGGGCCGAGGTCACCGGCATGACCGTCTGCCCGTGTTCGCAGGGGATGTCCGAGTCGCGCGCCCGAGACAAACTCGACGAACTCGGCGTCGACGACGAGACCGCCGAGGCGTTCCTCGACGCCGTCCCCCAGCCGGGACACTCCCAGCGGGGCCACGCCACGCTGACGTTCACCGCCGAGGGGGCGCCCGAGGTCGACCTGCTCGACGTGATCGACACCGCCCGCGACTCGATGAGCGCGCGGATCTACAACTACGCCAAGCGGCCGGACGAGGACCACATGACGTACCAGGCCCACGCGGACGCGAAGTTCGTCGAAGACTGCGTGCGCACGATGGCCGAGGACGTCGTCGAGACGTACGACCACCTGGAGGACGACGTCGTCGTCCACATGAAGCAGTCGAACGACGAG
The DNA window shown above is from Halobaculum marinum and carries:
- a CDS encoding DUF7124 domain-containing protein, which translates into the protein MDNAGSSDMTLAFELDALKSLADPNAVFNDARGWTEYVGVVSEKPTYVVTNFTRKHRVRQDFFSGPRGVNESLENVKRQFDTDRHVFVGTTDEDRAVAEETGWEFLPLEQAAGAAGWELTDPDDDSDPFAEETRDDWP
- the mptA gene encoding GTP cyclohydrolase MptA → MSHQLPDVQASRPDVSVGLSQVGVTGVEKLVKIDRGDDRPWVFMAEFSVFVDLPGERKGIDMSRNMEVIDEVLEAATREEAYRIEDVCGDAADRLLEKHDYTTTAKIEMTAELATREDTPASGRETQSTFTVIASAVADEEGTREEIGAEVTGMTVCPCSQGMSESRARDKLDELGVDDETAEAFLDAVPQPGHSQRGHATLTFTAEGAPEVDLLDVIDTARDSMSARIYNYAKRPDEDHMTYQAHADAKFVEDCVRTMAEDVVETYDHLEDDVVVHMKQSNDESIHQHNAHAEREISMGTLRDELAD